The genomic region GATTTTCCGATGGAGTTTTTGGACTTGAAGCTGGGACTTTTTTCGATTGGCAGAGCCGAGACTTTTTCGGCTAACTTGTCTTTGGAGTCTAGCTAGTTTATTTGAATGCTTTTTATATGCTTTTATTCCTTCTATACTTACTCCCGTTGATAAGGTGGCAAGCGCTTTTATCCCCAAATCTATCCCCACTACATCTGTTTTCTTCTCGGTGGGGGTCACGTTGACATCTATTTTAAACGAAATAAACCAGCGATCTGCCTCTCGACTAATCGTCACATTTTTGGGTTGATAATTCCCCGATAGTCTTTCATAAGTTTTCAGAATTCCAATGACAGGAACCTGAATTTTATTTTCAGATAATATTTTTATAGTTCCATCTAGAGTAAAGCTGTCTTGTCTGCCTTTTTTCTTAAATTTAGGTCTAGATTTCTTTTTTTTAAAGCAATCTTGCCACGCCTGGGCGAGATGTCTGAGAGCGTATTGAGGGGCACACTTAGAAACTTCGTAATACCACAGATTCTCTGGTTTTACTAACTTATTTAACCATTTATGTAAGTCAATAGCTGTGGGAAATTTGATTTTTTCATCGGGACGACAACCGGCATTATGTGATAAAATTCCTAAACACAACCCGTGACCCCAATTGTAAGCATGACGCGCCACTCCCGCATGACGAGCGAGTTTTTGTCGTTGGGTCAGATTAACTTTAAGTTGTGTTTTAAACCCTAATAACATGGAGTTAAATGCTCTACGCTACCAATGGCGCCTAACTAGTGCTAATTTTACCACTACTGATGACTTTATTAACAATTCAGTTTCTAGAAATATTCGTCAATGCTCCGGGGATTTCTCACGATTTGAGTAAGATTGAGTAAGATTGTGTAAGTTTTCGGCTTCTGTAGTTAACCCCCCACGAGAAGCAACAGCCACAACGGTAGAATTAGCGTATTAAGGGACATCCTAGAGCGTTGGTTCGGCGAACGAGGTTGACTTCCTGTGATTGCCGCAAACAAGGAAATGCATCCGTGCAGTAGCAAAGTCCCGAATTCCTAGAAAAGCGGGCAAGATGCCCGCAGCACGGATTCCCAACCTCCACTTCCCCGAACCGATGAGCCCTTTGTCCCCATCAGTACACCGCAGGGAGAACCGGGAACATGCTTGCATATATTCTGGCCTTGGCCGTCGCCTTGGGCAGTTTCGCGATTTACATGGCCGCCTTTTTCGTTCCAGAAGTTCATCGTAAAGGCGATTTAATTTGGAGCGGAGTGGGGCTATTCTATGCTTTAGTCTTGTGGTTTTGTGCGGGACGGATTACCGGAGCTGTACTGCTCGGTCAAACCGCTAGCGTCGCTCTTTTGGGTTGGTTGGGGTGGCAAACCCTCGCCTTACGCCGCCAAGTGACGCCCCTCGCCGAACAAACTGATTTATCCGCCGCCGAAAGTTCCCCCGCACTCAAGGGAGGAATGGTGAATGTGTTTAAAGGCAAATCGGCACAAAAATCGGTGACCGCCGTTCCGGAAGCGCCGACAGCCGAGCCTTCTAGCCCACCGGAAACGCCAGAAACCGAAGCCGTTCCCTCTGGCGAAACGAGCACGGAAGAGACGACGACCCAGAAGACGCCGCCGACAGCTCCTCAAAAAGCGAGTCCGAAAAAATCACCTTTGGGCGGATTTCAGAATTTATTTAAGGGTAAGTCAAAAGCAAAACCGGAACCGAAAGCCGAACCCAAACCGGAACCGAAAGCCGAACCGAGTCGGTCTCAGACGCCCTCGACGGGTCCGGATGTAGAGGTTGAGGTGAGTGCAGAGCTTGAAGTCAAGCCTCAGACTCCGGTGGAGTCCCCAGTCTCGGCAGAAAGCGAAGCGCCAGCAGTGCAGACGCCGAGTGAGCCATCGGAAGCGGAAACGAAACCGAGTGCAACGGTTGCGGAAGATTCGCCTACTGAAACGAGTCCGGAGACGATGGAGGAAATGCCTTCAGCCGCCGCGTTGGAAGGGGCGCAGGACTGGACGGAAGGATCGAGTGATGGGGAGTTCGATGAGTTTGACGATTTAGACGAGTTGGAGAGTCCCGAAAAAACGCCTGCAACGCCGACGGAAACTAAAGTTTCGACGAGTCCGGCGAAGAAGGCGAAGGCTGACAAGGGAGGTCTATTAGCGCCTCTGACGAGTTTGCTGTCTGGGTTACAAGGTCTTCTCGGTAGAGGGAAGAAGTCGAAACCGAAGCCGCAGGAGTCGCAGCCGCAGGAGTCGAAGCCGCAGGAGACAATGGCGGAAACGACTGCACCGCAGGAGGTTGAAGCGCTACCGGAAGTGACTGAGGAATTCGAGGAAGCCGAAGTTTCCGAAGCGTCTCCCGCCGTCGCCGAGACGGAAACGGTGGCGGAAACGGAAACGGTGGCGGAAAATGTTGTAGAAGATCTAGCGGAAGATGAAGCGGCGGCGACGGAAGCCGAAACTCGCAAAGCGGAGGGATTCGAGCAGTTAATTCAGCCCGAACCTCCACCGGAAACGGTCGCGGAGGACGCTCAAGCGGAAACGGAGGGTTCGGAAGCTCGGAGTTCTGGGGAGGAGATGCCGCCAGAAATGGATCTGGCGCCGGATGCCCAAGCGCAGGAAGGTGAGAGCGTGGAAGCGAAGGTCGAGGTGGAGCCGGAACCGATGGAAACGGTTGTTGCTGAAGACTTACCGGAGATTTCGGAGTCAGAAGGGGCGATTGAGGTTGAGGCGGAAACGGTGGAAGGTTCGGAGGAGATCTCACCTTCGATGCGTCCGAATCGCAACAATCCGGCGATTGTAGAGATGCCGAAACAGCCGGGGGAAGCGAAATCGGCGACGCCGCCAATGACTGAGGAGTCGCCTTCTCCGACCAATGAGATGGATGAGGAAAAGTGATGGGTTAGTGGGGTGGGCAATCATTGCCCACCCTATGAATTTTAAGGTGTAGGCGATAGTTGTTATTTTTGAGAAGTTTGTATATTTTAACAATGGGAGCGGGAATTCCCCGATTCTACCGAAGGTGAATCGTGGGATGAAAGCGACTCTTCGGCAAATCAGTTATAATCTTATCATCTGGCTATATCGGCGATAATGTTCA from Oxynema aestuarii AP17 harbors:
- a CDS encoding RNA-guided endonuclease InsQ/TnpB family protein, which gives rise to MLLGFKTQLKVNLTQRQKLARHAGVARHAYNWGHGLCLGILSHNAGCRPDEKIKFPTAIDLHKWLNKLVKPENLWYYEVSKCAPQYALRHLAQAWQDCFKKKKSRPKFKKKGRQDSFTLDGTIKILSENKIQVPVIGILKTYERLSGNYQPKNVTISREADRWFISFKIDVNVTPTEKKTDVVGIDLGIKALATLSTGVSIEGIKAYKKHSNKLARLQRQVSRKSLGSANRKKSQLQVQKLHRKIANLRKDTLHKLTSQLCKNHAVNVIEDLNGSGMMANHKLAKSIADMGFYEFRRQMEYKSQIYGSQLIIVDRFYPSSKICSNCGSIKDSLLLSERLFGCDHCHLKIDRDLNAAKNLEKIGRATAKLTPVDKSELTPLVEAGSKIDSNVLFIKLSDLMGKFG
- a CDS encoding Ycf66 family protein, which encodes MLAYILALAVALGSFAIYMAAFFVPEVHRKGDLIWSGVGLFYALVLWFCAGRITGAVLLGQTASVALLGWLGWQTLALRRQVTPLAEQTDLSAAESSPALKGGMVNVFKGKSAQKSVTAVPEAPTAEPSSPPETPETEAVPSGETSTEETTTQKTPPTAPQKASPKKSPLGGFQNLFKGKSKAKPEPKAEPKPEPKAEPSRSQTPSTGPDVEVEVSAELEVKPQTPVESPVSAESEAPAVQTPSEPSEAETKPSATVAEDSPTETSPETMEEMPSAAALEGAQDWTEGSSDGEFDEFDDLDELESPEKTPATPTETKVSTSPAKKAKADKGGLLAPLTSLLSGLQGLLGRGKKSKPKPQESQPQESKPQETMAETTAPQEVEALPEVTEEFEEAEVSEASPAVAETETVAETETVAENVVEDLAEDEAAATEAETRKAEGFEQLIQPEPPPETVAEDAQAETEGSEARSSGEEMPPEMDLAPDAQAQEGESVEAKVEVEPEPMETVVAEDLPEISESEGAIEVEAETVEGSEEISPSMRPNRNNPAIVEMPKQPGEAKSATPPMTEESPSPTNEMDEEK